The Zingiber officinale cultivar Zhangliang chromosome 2A, Zo_v1.1, whole genome shotgun sequence genomic sequence tcccggtCACATCTAACCCTTCattaaaatattagtttcctgcaaaacagagttagaacacaaaggataatatttaaataaatttgacagtcatcggactgtccaggtctgacttcgggtttccaaccggaaaccctaggtcgacccgacgcttgctgttccctctacggagaacgcatcctcacctactccactcaggagattttaccttttgccagttcgatcctccagatcgactggacttttgctcagcgtccgaagcttccggtctctcggattttattttatccttctttgcacggttcgcgacaccaggattttaacctagggttaccaccccctaggatttttgcccgaagcgccgacccgccaagacttcccgcatagggttaccaccccctatgacctaggattaccgccccctagggttttcctttagcctaaccgcagctaggacttttctccacctagggttaccaccccctagggttttcaccttgcctaaccacagctaggactttcctgaaacacttagtcatacacattagataacaattaaacttaactttgaatccctttgccattatcaaaactaaggtttgatcgtcggatgcttcccgcaccaacatttctGTTGTGGTGTAATTTGCTTGAGCCGAATCTAAGGTCTTTGAAGCATAGCAGATCACATGTGGTGCTCCTTCTACTCTCTGCGCCAATACTGCCCCAATAGCAAAATTCGAAGCATCACACATAAGCTCAAATGGTAATGTCCAATCCGGTGGCCTGATGATAGGTGCAGAAGTCAAAGCCTCCTTCAATCTCTGAAAAGCTTCCTTGCACCTCTAATCAAACTGAAACTCCACATCTTTCTGAAGAAGCTGTGACAGTGGAAGAGCAATCTTGCTGAAATCTCTAATAAATCTCCTGTAAAATCTTGCATGACCAAGAAAAGCTCGAACATCCCGCACGCATGCGGgataagataaagaagatatagcaCTAATTTTAGTAGGATCTACCTCAATTCCACTCCTAGAGACTATATGTCCTAAAACAATACCATGCTCAACCATAAAgtgacatttttcaaaattaagtaccaAGTCTGTCTCAATGCATCTATCTAAATTTTCCAGACATGCATCAAAAGATGAACCATAtacagaaaaatcatccataaaaacccccatgcaatgctctaataaatctCCAAAAATACTCACCATGCATCGCTGAAAGGTTCCTGGAGCGTTGCATAGTCCAAATGGCATACGTCTATAAGCGAATGTACCGAAAGGACAAgtgaaagtagtcttctcctgatcCTCTGGAGCGATGCAAATATGAAAATATCCTGTATAACCGTCAAGGAAGCAATAATGTGACTTACCCGCCAATctctccaacatctgatcaataaaaggtAAAGGGTAGTGGTCCTTCCTGCTTGACTCGTTCAACTTCCTGTAGTCTATACAAACTCTCCATGAATTCTTCACTCTGATGGGCACCAACTCATTCTCTTCATTGGCCACTACTATCACTCCTGATTTCTTTGGCACCACATGAATAGGACTCACCCACTGACTGTCAGCAATAGGGTAAATGATACATGCCTGTAAAAGTCTAGTCACCTCTTTTTTCACTACATCAAGCATCAGTGGGTTAAGTCTCCTCTGGGGTTGTCTCACTGGTTTCACATCCTCCTCTAAATAAATCCTATGCATACAAATAGAAGGACTGATACCAGGAATATCTGCCAATGTCCATCCAATAGCTCTCCTGTGCTGTctcaaaatctccaataatctgcTCTCTTGTTTGGGTTCTAAATTCTGGGCTATGATGACAGGTAACTGTTGATTCTCTCCCAAATAAGCATACTTTAAATGTGGAGGCAATGACTTCAACTCATCCTGAGTCTGGTCAACTGAAGGCGATCCTAGGGATagagcttctcctaagcaatcccctacgcataaTTTATCTTCTCTGGGCGATCCTAGGGATAGAACTcctcctaagcaatcccctacgcataaTTCGTCTCTCTCACTTGGAAATAATCCACAAGATTCATCATCCACTCCCATGGCTGAAATATCCTCCAAAACCGAAGATAATACATCACTCTGATCATCCACTATGAAATCTGAATCACAACCTGAAAAGAAATCCATACTATCCAGCTCCTCTGAAATATCTAGACTAAGAATAGAATGATCTTCTCTAGGATGCTTCATAGCGTCAAAAATACTGAACTGGACCACTGTATCTCCTATCTCCATAGAAAGTGTGCCCGCATGAACATCAATCTTAGTCCTTGCTGTCTTCAAAAATGGTCTTCCTAAAATGAGTGGAGACCTACTGGCCAGATAGTCTCCCTCCATGTCAAGGATATAAAAATCTGTAGGAAAGATAAGTTCCCTCACCTTAACCAATACATCTTCAATAACTCCAGCTGGGTGAGTCTGACTACAGTCTGCTAATTGTATAACAACCCCTGTAGGTAATAATGGTCCAATCCCTAAAGTCTGAAAAACTGATCTTGGCATCACATTAATTGAAGCCCCCAAATCTTACATAGCATCCTTGAAAAGGCTACTTCCAATCTCGCAAGGTACTGTAAACACTCCTGGGTCTTCACATTTCTGGGGAACTGGTTGAATAAGAGCAGATACATTCTTTCCTAAGCTGATCAATTCATTCCCCTTCAACTTTTTCTTATGCACACAAAGATCTTTCAAAAATTTTGCATACTTTAGAATTTGCTTGATCATTGTGAGTAAAGGAACATTTATCTCCACCTTGCTAAATAAGTCCACAAGCTCTTGGAACTCCTTagctttctcctcttctttatccCTTCTTGGTTGAACTTTGCGTTGAGGAAAGGGTAAAGGAAGGCTCGGCTCTGAATCTTCTTGGATAGAATTCTGAACCCCTGAATTTCCAGCTTTGCTGGAATTTTGCAATTCTGCTGGAATTTGTTCAGCTGGACAAAAGCTGCTGGAAAATTCTGGAATCAAACTCCCAACTCTTTGTGAATGCTCCAAATCCAAAGGATTCATGTTAATTTGAGGTGAACTAGAGTTTGGCACATTCTGAACTTCTGGAATCCCTTCTCTGCTGAAATTTATTTGCTGATTTTCTGGAAACTTTTCAGCAACTCCTTCTTCTCTTGAAAAATCTGCAACTCTTCTCCCACTTCTCAAAGTTAAAGCACTAACATTCCCTTTAGGATTGGGAGTTGTTTGTGAAGGTAATTGGCTAGATCCTTGGGCTTGCATTTGATTAGGGCTTGCATTTGATTAAGTCTGGAAGCTAATTGCCCAATCTGCCTTTCTATATTCTGAATTGTCGAATCTGTCCTTTGCTGATTTTGTTGCTGAAAAAGGATTTGTTGCATTAATTCTTCCAATCTACCTTGTTGTGAATCAGAACTCGAGGTATTGTTAGAGTTCCCTTGAGTTAAACTCAGCCTTGAAGGTGCTAGAAGTGTTTGTTGCTGCTGGAAACTTTGCTGATTTTGAAAATGAGGTTGCTGATTTTGATTAGGTGTTTgctaataagtctgaaattgtctCTGAAAAGGTTGGAATTGCTGCTGAAATCCTTGTTGAGGCTGCTGGAAACTTTGATTCAAGGGTGGTTGTTGATGAAATGAGTTACTATACCTCAAATTTGGATGATCTCTCCAACCAGGATTATAAGTAGAAGAATAAGGATCATATTTTTGAGAAAATTGAGCCCTAGAAAACGCTGCCAAAGACTCATCTTGATGAAGATTAGGACATAACTCCGAATCATGATCTTGGCTAGAACAAATACCACAAACTCCCCTTGATTGATATGAAAATTGTGTGCTCGGCAAAGTAGAAGTTAGATTAACATTATTCAATGCCAATTGTTCCACCAAAGATGTCAACTCCAACAATGAATTCCTTATCTCCTTTTGTTCATTAGAAAACATTTGCACCTCTCCAACTCCTCTTGTAGTTAAAGCCCTACTTCCAAATTGTTGAGAATTCTCTGCCATATTAGAAATGAGCTCTCTAGCTTGTTCTGGAGTTTTATTCACCAAAGCCCCTCCAGCTGCCACATCTATCATACTTCGGTCCATAGGTAATAATCCTTCATAGAAGTACTGAACTAGTAACTGCTCACTAATTTGGTGCTGAGGATAACTTGCACATAACTTCTTGAATCTCTCCCAATATTCATAAAGTGTCTCTCCCACCACTTGTTGAATTCCACAGATACTCTTCCTGATAGTAGCGGTCCTTGATGCTGGAAAGTATTTCTCCAAGAAAGCcttcttcatatcaatccaagaGGTAATATATCCTGGTGGCAAATAATATAGCCAATCCTTTGCTACTCCAGTcaatgaaaatggaaaagcccTTAGCTTGATATCTTCTTCTGAAATTCCCTGTGGCTTCATGGTTGAGCATACCACATGGAATTCATGCAAATGTCTATTTGGATCTTCTCCAGATAACCCTTGAAATTTAGGAAGTAAATGAATCAGTCCTGATCTCAACTCAAAATCTCCTGCTAAATTTGGATAAGTGATGCACGAATACTTGAAAGCCTCATCAGGAGCTGCAAGTTCCTTCATAGTTCTATTATGATCAGCCATGGGAATATCTGAATGTGATAAGATGTTTTCAGAGCCTTCTGAAGCTTTCTCTTGAATTCTCAAAGCCCTGAAAGTCCTCTCAATCTCTGGATCTAACTCAAATAATTTGTCCTTCGAAGTCCTGGTCATGACATCAAAAACAAAATGAGTATTCAGATAAGTC encodes the following:
- the LOC122043846 gene encoding uncharacterized protein LOC122043846, which translates into the protein MTRTSKDKLFELDPEIERTFRALRIQEKASEGSENILSHSDIPMADHNRTMKELAAPDEAFKYSCITYPNLAGDFELRSGLIHLLPKFQGLSGEDPNRHLHEFHVVCSTMKPQGISEEDIKLRAFPFSLTGVAKDWLYYLPPGYITSWIDMKKAFLEKYFPASRTATIRKSICGIQQVVGETLYEYWERFKKLCASYPQHQISEQLLVQYFYEGLLPMDRSMIDVAAGGALVNKTPEQARELISNMAENSQQFGSRALTTRGVGEVQMFSNEQKEIRNSLLELTSLVEQLALNNVNLTSTLPSTQFSYQSRGVCGICSSQDHDSELCPNLHQDESLAAFSRAQFSQKYDPYSSTYNPGWRDHPNLRYSNSFHQQPPLNQSFQQPQQGFQQQFQPFQRQFQTY